One part of the Microbulbifer sp. THAF38 genome encodes these proteins:
- a CDS encoding holin, with amino-acid sequence MNTVAQEAAREAMVQKIASATTTVAAGTAVVGGYAAQELLAVGGFLIALSGFIVNWYYNHKRLKLQERQQDK; translated from the coding sequence GTGAACACTGTAGCTCAAGAGGCAGCGAGGGAAGCCATGGTTCAAAAGATCGCCAGTGCAACCACTACGGTTGCTGCAGGAACAGCGGTAGTCGGTGGATATGCCGCACAAGAGTTATTGGCGGTGGGTGGTTTCTTGATTGCTTTGAGTGGGTTCATTGTGAATTGGTATTACAACCACAAGCGCTTGAAATTGCAGGAAAGACAGCAGGATAAGTAG
- a CDS encoding phage terminase small subunit P27 family translates to MQNDNVVPLRPPEEKKDQKPPEGGTLFQGIACEAPPCPAWLSKEAKKHYRFLCAELKKAGLIAKIDQGALAILCTSYARMKEAEEKLQERGTEYQKTPSGYMQLAPEAVQWERHSSKYEKLAKQFGVTVRARQNFKVDNPDQGELEI, encoded by the coding sequence GTGCAAAATGACAATGTGGTTCCATTGAGGCCACCAGAAGAAAAGAAGGATCAAAAGCCTCCAGAGGGTGGAACCCTTTTTCAGGGGATTGCCTGCGAAGCACCACCTTGTCCGGCTTGGTTGAGCAAGGAAGCTAAAAAGCATTACCGCTTCCTTTGTGCGGAGCTTAAGAAGGCCGGACTGATTGCGAAGATCGACCAAGGTGCCTTGGCGATTCTCTGCACCTCTTATGCTCGAATGAAAGAGGCCGAAGAAAAGCTGCAAGAGCGTGGCACCGAATATCAGAAAACCCCTAGCGGTTACATGCAGTTGGCCCCGGAAGCTGTGCAGTGGGAAAGGCATTCAAGCAAATATGAAAAGTTGGCCAAGCAGTTTGGGGTCACAGTTCGTGCGCGACAGAATTTCAAAGTTGATAACCCGGATCAGGGAGAATTGGAGATATAA
- a CDS encoding terminase large subunit, producing the protein MPVSKLADPSREWLDRAYRYAEQVRSGDIPACRYVRLAVDRWYRDLETAGERGLIFDENAAAKVFRFTYQYCKHYQGEWAGTPIVLSDWQCFINANVFGWLRKADGRRRFRMVYEEIARKNGKTTKLASVGGYMAAGDSEPGAKVYCAATKRDQAKEVFDSIGMMAAQDRVLRKAMTTLRNIIRCNTRNSPNSQVELLAADYNSMDGFNVHAGIIDEVHAHRDSGVWDVLESGRGARRQPLMWGITTAGKNKNSFCYELRGYAIKVLEGTVEDDAFFGIIYTLDDEDDWKDPSVWIKANPNLGISVSLEDMQDQCRKAQEMPTAKIEFQTKRLNIWVYGESTWMNMERWNKCRDESLDDVACWTEGEESEFDGMACHGGLDLASVEDLTALTLDFRDSNGKHTFISRAYLPEAAFQSRIDKGGQLQQVYQRLKDHGCLVITPGDACDYSYIKRDILAACQRFDVKEIAFDRFNSSQLVSDLIEEGVPMVQVGQGTGSISAPMKELLRLVLTDSVRHNNPALSFAMSNVVAVTNAAGDIKFDKSKVSEKIDPAVAAIMALSRQMVQEPETDLDDFLNDPINASQ; encoded by the coding sequence ATGCCAGTTTCAAAGCTGGCTGACCCCTCACGAGAATGGCTAGATAGGGCGTACCGATATGCCGAGCAGGTGCGCTCTGGAGATATACCAGCGTGCCGATATGTGCGATTAGCGGTCGATCGCTGGTATCGCGACCTAGAAACGGCTGGCGAGCGCGGGCTGATCTTCGATGAGAATGCAGCCGCAAAAGTTTTTCGATTCACCTACCAGTATTGCAAGCACTATCAAGGCGAGTGGGCTGGAACTCCGATTGTCCTGAGTGATTGGCAATGCTTTATCAATGCCAATGTTTTCGGCTGGCTTAGGAAAGCAGACGGCAGGCGTCGCTTCCGCATGGTCTATGAAGAGATCGCCCGTAAGAATGGCAAGACAACCAAGTTAGCCAGTGTCGGCGGCTATATGGCTGCGGGTGATTCTGAGCCCGGCGCTAAGGTGTATTGCGCTGCAACTAAACGGGATCAAGCAAAAGAGGTTTTCGACTCTATTGGCATGATGGCTGCGCAGGATCGGGTGTTGAGAAAAGCAATGACCACCTTGAGAAATATCATTCGATGCAATACGCGGAACTCACCTAACTCACAGGTGGAACTGCTGGCAGCTGATTACAACAGCATGGATGGCTTCAACGTTCATGCGGGCATTATTGATGAGGTCCACGCTCACCGTGATTCAGGCGTGTGGGATGTACTCGAATCCGGCAGGGGTGCGCGCCGTCAACCTCTTATGTGGGGGATTACCACTGCCGGGAAAAACAAAAATAGTTTCTGCTACGAACTGCGCGGCTATGCCATCAAGGTGCTGGAAGGCACCGTCGAAGATGATGCTTTTTTTGGGATTATTTATACCCTCGACGATGAAGACGACTGGAAAGATCCTTCAGTATGGATAAAAGCAAACCCTAACCTGGGCATCTCAGTATCCCTGGAGGATATGCAGGACCAGTGCCGAAAAGCACAGGAAATGCCCACAGCAAAAATTGAGTTCCAAACTAAGCGCTTAAATATCTGGGTTTATGGTGAATCGACCTGGATGAATATGGAGCGCTGGAACAAGTGCCGAGATGAATCGCTAGACGACGTAGCCTGCTGGACTGAAGGCGAAGAATCCGAGTTTGATGGCATGGCCTGCCATGGCGGATTGGATCTAGCCTCGGTGGAAGACTTAACCGCGCTCACACTTGATTTCAGAGATTCAAATGGAAAGCACACTTTTATATCGCGGGCATATTTGCCGGAAGCGGCTTTCCAAAGTCGAATTGATAAAGGCGGACAGCTTCAGCAGGTCTATCAACGTTTAAAAGACCATGGCTGTCTTGTGATTACACCCGGTGATGCTTGTGATTACAGCTATATCAAGCGAGATATATTGGCCGCGTGTCAGCGCTTTGATGTAAAAGAAATTGCTTTTGACCGCTTTAACAGCTCTCAGCTGGTCAGCGATCTTATTGAAGAAGGCGTTCCCATGGTTCAAGTGGGCCAGGGGACTGGCTCTATTTCCGCCCCAATGAAAGAGCTTTTGCGCCTAGTGCTGACTGACTCAGTTCGTCATAACAATCCGGCGCTGTCCTTCGCAATGTCCAATGTTGTGGCTGTAACCAATGCAGCCGGGGATATCAAATTCGATAAGTCCAAGGTGTCAGAAAAAATAGATCCAGCTGTCGCCGCAATTATGGCGTTAAGTCGGCAAATGGTGCAGGAGCCAGAAACCGACCTGGACGATTTCCTCAACGATCCAATCAATGCGAGCCAGTAA
- a CDS encoding HK97-gp10 family putative phage morphogenesis protein yields MSKFSVDGFADLNKALLSLGPKTGSKVLRRAGRRAMAPVVDSMRRGARKDSGDLQDSIGMAFSAAKGKSAGRIARISVGPLKKTSGRGKDKRSLNNLNQKALAQEYGNAKQSAQPFIRPALENNQQKVVNALIDEFAKELAKSD; encoded by the coding sequence GTGAGTAAATTCTCAGTCGATGGGTTCGCGGATCTCAACAAAGCACTATTGAGCCTGGGTCCGAAAACAGGCAGTAAGGTTCTGCGCAGAGCCGGGCGCCGAGCCATGGCCCCGGTTGTAGATTCCATGAGGCGGGGAGCCAGAAAGGACTCTGGAGACCTGCAGGACAGTATTGGAATGGCTTTCTCCGCTGCTAAAGGGAAGAGCGCAGGCCGTATTGCCCGCATCAGTGTAGGACCGCTCAAGAAAACCAGCGGGAGGGGTAAGGATAAGCGATCACTGAACAACCTAAATCAGAAAGCACTCGCCCAGGAGTATGGTAACGCGAAGCAAAGCGCTCAGCCGTTTATCCGTCCTGCGTTGGAGAACAATCAGCAGAAGGTGGTTAACGCCTTGATCGATGAATTTGCCAAGGAGCTAGCAAAAAGTGACTGA
- a CDS encoding DUF5675 family protein has protein sequence MNCNLQRFAYGPDATLGRLRVRDSVFYTVERPWLGNRPFESCIPEGVYSCNPYNSPRFSNVWELQEVPGRSKILIHTANYSADVQGCIGIGSNLAPGGWWVTQSRRAMQQLRELLPPEFDLTITHYVPEYP, from the coding sequence ATGAATTGTAATCTGCAACGATTCGCCTATGGGCCTGATGCCACATTGGGGCGGCTGAGAGTGCGCGACAGTGTGTTTTATACGGTAGAGCGCCCGTGGTTGGGGAATCGTCCGTTCGAGAGCTGTATTCCTGAAGGGGTTTATTCCTGTAACCCCTATAACTCACCAAGGTTCTCCAATGTGTGGGAGCTACAGGAAGTCCCTGGTCGTTCAAAAATTTTGATCCATACGGCAAATTATTCTGCGGATGTGCAGGGCTGTATTGGTATTGGTTCTAACCTGGCTCCCGGTGGTTGGTGGGTGACGCAATCCCGCAGGGCAATGCAGCAGCTGCGAGAGCTGTTGCCCCCCGAGTTTGATCTGACAATTACGCACTATGTGCCGGAGTATCCGTGA
- a CDS encoding phage minor tail protein domain-containing protein has product MNLSIPIQLKSEPVTFGGQDFQLYELSAYHRCEYLEKTSAEIPISKDDEPEKIEFKTYGDVWAFRGGDVKTRLLLVAYSLWTNPDCENSLEDIYDNLIRCVSKEKVDSLYVPAAKLSGLYTEPKESEEEEESEKKD; this is encoded by the coding sequence TTGAATTTATCTATTCCAATTCAGTTAAAAAGTGAGCCTGTTACCTTCGGTGGTCAAGATTTTCAGCTGTATGAATTAAGCGCCTATCACCGCTGTGAGTATTTAGAAAAAACCTCTGCGGAGATTCCTATCTCCAAAGACGATGAGCCGGAAAAGATCGAGTTTAAGACTTACGGCGACGTGTGGGCGTTTCGCGGTGGAGATGTGAAAACCCGGCTTTTATTGGTGGCTTATTCTCTTTGGACAAACCCTGATTGTGAGAATTCACTAGAAGATATTTACGACAATTTAATCCGGTGTGTTTCGAAAGAAAAAGTCGATTCTTTATATGTGCCCGCGGCGAAATTGTCGGGACTTTATACGGAACCAAAAGAGTCTGAAGAAGAGGAGGAATCAGAAAAAAAAGATTAG
- a CDS encoding phage portal protein, with product MSIWRRFSFWGRSATTQQEGQQSSAPDTRNVESVKTVTEDTALQISAVWACVRLLTETLASIPLHIYRVDGDGREEDSQHNLARLLKRKPNARMTKVVWFETMQLNLVLHGNSYAVIDRDSKGQAISLWPLPAQQVDVETLSDGTVVYHYYEGNDVAVFAEENILHVRLFGNGTIGLSPLEYARNSIGLATGSEEFSSKFFCNGGKPGGVLSIDQVLKPEQREMVRKNFSALTQGSENAHRLMVLEAGMKYQQVQLNPEDMQMLETRRFQMRDIARFFGVPSILINDQEGTTTWGTGVEQIMLGFYQLTLRPYLSRWEEALRESLFPTADRRKYQVEFAFEGLLRADSKGRAEYSSQMVNNGLMTRNEARKKENLRPLPGGDMLTAQTALSPLEQLGQQSNNSGDSDGTQSA from the coding sequence ATGAGTATATGGAGACGGTTCAGTTTTTGGGGCCGTTCGGCCACAACTCAGCAGGAGGGGCAGCAATCATCTGCTCCAGATACACGGAATGTCGAAAGTGTAAAAACGGTTACAGAAGACACTGCGCTACAAATATCAGCGGTCTGGGCGTGTGTCAGGCTTTTGACGGAAACCCTTGCCAGCATACCGCTGCATATTTATAGGGTGGATGGGGATGGGCGCGAGGAAGACAGCCAGCATAACTTGGCCCGGCTGTTAAAACGCAAGCCCAATGCCAGGATGACCAAGGTTGTCTGGTTTGAAACCATGCAGCTCAACTTGGTTTTACATGGTAATAGCTACGCAGTAATTGATCGGGACTCTAAAGGGCAAGCTATCAGTCTTTGGCCATTGCCAGCTCAACAGGTTGATGTGGAAACACTATCTGATGGCACAGTGGTCTATCACTATTACGAGGGTAATGATGTCGCCGTCTTCGCAGAAGAGAATATTTTGCATGTTCGGTTGTTTGGCAATGGCACTATTGGCCTTTCACCACTTGAATATGCTCGAAACTCAATTGGGCTTGCCACAGGATCAGAAGAATTTAGCAGCAAATTTTTCTGCAACGGCGGCAAGCCGGGTGGTGTCCTGAGTATTGATCAAGTCCTTAAACCTGAACAACGGGAAATGGTGAGGAAGAACTTCAGCGCTCTAACTCAGGGCTCTGAAAACGCCCACCGTCTAATGGTCCTTGAGGCCGGCATGAAGTATCAGCAGGTCCAGCTAAATCCCGAAGATATGCAAATGTTGGAAACACGTCGTTTTCAAATGCGTGATATCGCCCGCTTCTTTGGTGTTCCTTCAATATTGATCAATGACCAAGAAGGGACAACTACTTGGGGAACGGGTGTTGAACAAATAATGCTGGGTTTTTACCAGCTAACGCTGCGGCCTTATTTGTCTCGTTGGGAAGAAGCACTTCGGGAAAGTCTTTTCCCCACCGCTGATCGGCGAAAGTATCAAGTCGAGTTTGCCTTTGAGGGGCTTCTCAGAGCCGATAGCAAAGGCCGTGCGGAATACTCATCACAGATGGTCAATAACGGCCTGATGACTCGAAATGAAGCCAGGAAAAAAGAGAATCTGCGGCCTCTGCCTGGTGGTGACATGCTCACAGCGCAAACAGCCCTATCCCCTTTAGAACAACTTGGCCAGCAATCAAATAACTCTGGAGATTCAGATGGAACGCAAAGCGCTTAG
- a CDS encoding phage tail tube protein: protein MAQGYKTKFYRSDNGSTYTQVAGLLDIDPGEESRGSSDVTPIDGTSGYMEFEPVGLRDAGEVSLTLKWAPSDAGQTALRADFDADETFHYKIEYPEGTTVEMEGFITGWGQAVPKDNQITRTVKFKISGKPTVTEA, encoded by the coding sequence ATGGCTCAAGGCTATAAAACAAAGTTTTACCGCAGTGATAACGGCAGCACTTATACGCAGGTTGCCGGTTTGCTGGATATTGATCCGGGTGAAGAGTCCCGTGGTTCTTCGGATGTCACGCCGATCGATGGAACCAGTGGTTACATGGAGTTTGAACCAGTAGGTCTAAGAGATGCCGGTGAGGTGTCTTTAACCCTGAAGTGGGCCCCCTCTGATGCCGGCCAAACCGCGTTGCGTGCCGACTTCGACGCTGACGAAACTTTCCATTACAAAATCGAATACCCGGAAGGTACTACGGTTGAGATGGAAGGCTTTATTACCGGTTGGGGTCAGGCGGTACCGAAAGACAATCAAATTACCCGGACCGTGAAGTTTAAGATTTCCGGCAAACCAACAGTGACAGAGGCGTAA
- a CDS encoding HNH endonuclease, whose protein sequence is MKAKRPCRKCKRAHSNSNGYCDSHQDLVTNWGEYQRRLGRQANRRYKSKEYLRNRELCKVQANGLCESCTAMGLITEGNCCDHIIPKSQGGTDELPNLQWLCTRCHARKTAQEGGGARGWGGSNL, encoded by the coding sequence ATGAAAGCTAAACGGCCATGCCGTAAGTGCAAGCGGGCTCACAGCAATTCAAATGGCTACTGTGATTCCCATCAGGATCTAGTGACCAATTGGGGGGAGTATCAGCGGCGCTTGGGTAGGCAGGCGAATCGCAGGTACAAGAGCAAGGAGTATTTGCGCAACCGTGAGCTGTGCAAGGTGCAGGCTAACGGCTTGTGTGAAAGCTGCACAGCCATGGGTTTAATCACTGAGGGTAATTGCTGTGACCACATTATCCCGAAGTCTCAAGGTGGCACGGATGAATTGCCGAATCTGCAGTGGCTATGCACCCGTTGCCATGCTCGAAAGACAGCGCAGGAAGGTGGCGGCGCTAGGGGGTGGGGTGGGTCCAATCTCTAA
- a CDS encoding phage tail assembly protein T translates to MPGFTFARQLAFEFNRPDYFQMLLSMSSTELDHWYSHYQDRPLHKDVIEWQQAHIAAGTHGGKPSNYLHQKRKQKTVEQQISIWKSLS, encoded by the coding sequence GTGCCGGGTTTCACCTTTGCTCGGCAACTGGCGTTTGAATTTAATCGCCCTGATTACTTTCAAATGCTCCTTTCAATGAGTTCAACCGAACTCGACCACTGGTACAGCCATTACCAAGATCGACCGCTTCATAAAGACGTTATCGAGTGGCAGCAGGCCCACATAGCGGCCGGCACTCACGGCGGCAAACCCAGTAACTACCTACACCAAAAACGCAAACAGAAAACCGTGGAACAACAGATCTCTATCTGGAAATCGTTGTCCTGA
- a CDS encoding HK97 family phage prohead protease → MERKALSFDECEIKFANGKPSQFTGYASKFGNVDSDGDVVVAGAFDQVIKNSAKPKMFFNHNHYAVPIGKYSHLETDEVGLIAHGEFTSGISMAKDVQAAMQDGTVDGLSWGGLVHRDDTEWRDDGTRLIKVVSTLPEISVVSFPSNDEARVDLGTFKSALHQCETIRDFERFLRDAGSFSKSLAEATAKRAKVLFAGEPQGEAGVDEINQMLNRMTAKLEG, encoded by the coding sequence ATGGAACGCAAAGCGCTTAGTTTTGATGAGTGTGAAATCAAATTTGCTAACGGCAAGCCAAGTCAGTTCACCGGATACGCCAGTAAATTTGGCAATGTCGATAGCGATGGGGATGTGGTAGTTGCAGGTGCTTTCGATCAGGTGATTAAGAATTCTGCAAAGCCAAAGATGTTCTTCAATCACAATCATTACGCTGTACCGATCGGTAAATATTCGCACCTAGAAACTGACGAAGTCGGTTTGATTGCGCACGGGGAATTTACCAGTGGCATCAGCATGGCAAAGGATGTTCAGGCCGCTATGCAGGACGGCACTGTCGATGGCCTTAGCTGGGGTGGCCTAGTTCACCGCGATGACACCGAATGGCGTGATGACGGCACACGCCTGATTAAGGTCGTCAGCACATTGCCAGAAATTTCAGTGGTCAGTTTCCCCTCAAATGATGAGGCGCGGGTGGATCTGGGGACTTTTAAAAGCGCACTTCATCAGTGCGAAACAATCCGAGATTTTGAGCGCTTTCTGCGGGATGCAGGGAGCTTTTCAAAGAGCTTGGCAGAAGCAACTGCCAAAAGAGCCAAGGTTTTGTTTGCGGGGGAGCCGCAGGGCGAGGCCGGGGTTGATGAAATCAATCAGATGTTAAACCGCATGACAGCAAAACTGGAAGGTTAA
- a CDS encoding phage head closure protein, with the protein MAKRLRVRLRDKVTFEGSVETENEYGEPEVTWSEYLTCSAEVMPLSASERVVSNQELSEAHYTIRIRSNSLTRSIDGQMRVIFDGHVLDVSPPQKMEGRNQYIEFRAVHRSSQQ; encoded by the coding sequence ATGGCTAAACGTTTGAGAGTTCGCTTGCGGGACAAGGTGACGTTTGAGGGTTCAGTAGAGACTGAAAACGAATACGGCGAGCCGGAAGTCACTTGGAGCGAATACCTTACTTGTTCTGCTGAAGTCATGCCTTTGTCTGCTTCTGAGCGTGTTGTATCCAATCAAGAGCTTAGCGAAGCTCACTACACCATCCGCATTCGTTCTAATTCACTGACTCGTTCCATTGATGGCCAGATGCGAGTGATATTCGACGGTCATGTGCTGGATGTCTCGCCCCCTCAGAAAATGGAAGGCAGGAATCAATACATTGAGTTCAGGGCCGTACACAGGAGTAGTCAACAGTGA
- a CDS encoding phage major capsid protein has translation MTEAIKKSLQDFDKKLDEFIKSSNEEAQSNAKLGRENKSKLESLNSEAEDLREKVAEIEQKMTSRSNDTPEHQTMGQELTKSADYEGFVGGKASKMTYEAKNTLLGSGDTVAPDRHSAIISGASRTLRVTNTMPNLPTSSNSVEYTREKVVTLNAKEVAEGGALPETSITYELVSTPVRSVGHWIKLSKEVIEDAPALAAHVDSRLIYGAQLRLDSQVLNGDGTGNNLSGLALSGHHVAFTPAASDKAIESVRRAMGVVEASEYMPSAVFMNSSDVVALDLEKGGDEHFLAGNPRLVVSASVWGLPVVKTNAVAAGKFFVGAFDLATAINMRKGVAVEMSESDDDNFTNNLVTVKATLRAALSNYRPAAVAYGSLTQ, from the coding sequence ATGACTGAAGCTATTAAGAAATCACTTCAAGACTTTGATAAAAAGCTAGACGAATTTATCAAGTCCTCAAATGAAGAAGCGCAGAGTAACGCAAAGCTAGGCCGAGAAAATAAGTCAAAGCTGGAAAGCTTGAATAGCGAGGCTGAAGACCTGCGCGAAAAAGTCGCTGAGATAGAGCAGAAAATGACCTCCCGATCTAATGATACTCCAGAGCATCAAACGATGGGGCAGGAGCTAACCAAGTCGGCAGACTATGAAGGTTTCGTTGGTGGCAAGGCTAGCAAAATGACCTACGAGGCAAAAAATACTTTGTTAGGAAGCGGTGATACGGTCGCGCCAGATCGTCACTCAGCCATCATTTCTGGTGCTAGTCGGACCTTGCGTGTAACTAACACTATGCCAAATCTGCCGACCTCTAGTAATTCCGTAGAGTACACGAGAGAGAAGGTTGTAACTTTGAATGCTAAAGAGGTTGCCGAAGGTGGCGCTTTGCCGGAAACCTCTATCACCTATGAGTTGGTGAGTACACCGGTGCGCTCAGTGGGCCACTGGATCAAGCTGTCTAAAGAAGTCATTGAGGATGCCCCAGCGCTGGCTGCACATGTGGATAGTCGCTTGATTTATGGGGCGCAATTGCGCTTGGATTCTCAGGTGCTGAATGGAGATGGTACAGGCAATAACTTAAGTGGTTTAGCGCTGTCTGGTCATCATGTGGCCTTTACGCCAGCGGCTAGTGACAAAGCTATTGAAAGTGTTCGTCGTGCTATGGGAGTGGTTGAAGCCTCTGAATATATGCCATCAGCTGTTTTTATGAATAGTTCTGATGTTGTCGCCCTAGACCTGGAAAAAGGTGGTGACGAGCACTTCCTGGCTGGTAACCCTCGTCTGGTGGTATCGGCTTCTGTCTGGGGTCTCCCAGTGGTTAAAACCAACGCTGTAGCAGCGGGCAAGTTCTTTGTAGGTGCTTTTGATTTAGCAACGGCAATCAATATGCGTAAAGGTGTAGCTGTTGAAATGTCAGAGTCTGATGATGACAACTTTACCAACAATCTTGTTACTGTTAAGGCGACTCTACGCGCAGCTTTATCTAATTATCGTCCAGCAGCTGTTGCATATGGATCACTGACGCAATAA
- a CDS encoding DUF3168 domain-containing protein has translation MTESHVVKWLQSLNAETVRPLLLPQDASLPSLVYTTVADRSDLGIDGTNESNYFQIQIDIWAETYKQAKTLENQIKSLHGFAGDFYGLEVGMAGISKNLEEYDDDTKRYRVSLDLSLYF, from the coding sequence GTGACTGAATCGCATGTTGTGAAATGGCTGCAGTCGCTCAACGCTGAGACTGTTCGACCCCTGTTGCTGCCTCAAGATGCCAGCTTGCCTAGTCTTGTCTATACAACTGTGGCAGACCGCAGTGATCTTGGGATAGATGGCACGAACGAATCAAATTATTTCCAGATTCAAATCGATATCTGGGCAGAAACCTACAAGCAGGCCAAGACCTTGGAGAACCAAATTAAAAGTCTCCATGGGTTTGCTGGCGACTTCTACGGCCTGGAAGTTGGTATGGCCGGAATCTCTAAAAACCTGGAAGAGTATGACGACGATACGAAGCGGTATCGCGTCAGTCTCGACCTCAGTCTTTATTTCTAA
- a CDS encoding head-tail connector protein: MIFDLALVKKQLIVDHSEEDEYIQSLCIAAEQAFNNYCSRTLFATDADLSGAPENAVLLTESIQLGAMVLVGSWYENREGGRKLPMPTRLLWDPYRWLNV; encoded by the coding sequence GTGATCTTCGATCTCGCCTTGGTAAAAAAGCAACTGATTGTTGATCACAGCGAAGAGGATGAATACATCCAGTCGCTGTGCATAGCTGCAGAGCAAGCATTCAACAACTATTGCAGCCGCACTCTATTCGCGACTGATGCTGATTTATCCGGGGCCCCAGAGAACGCTGTACTGCTCACTGAGTCCATCCAGCTTGGGGCCATGGTTTTAGTCGGGTCCTGGTACGAAAACCGCGAGGGGGGCCGGAAACTGCCGATGCCGACTCGATTACTTTGGGACCCTTACCGATGGCTAAACGTTTGA